A window of Pyrobaculum aerophilum str. IM2 contains these coding sequences:
- a CDS encoding APC family permease has protein sequence MANELSRQWLRRRLGVFDIYALVHSDIQSTYYFLVGFIALAAGQWGFVGALYGVLLMAAIALTYGEMGSRFPETGGSYLYVKYAFGSKIAFLSAWILAFDQIIMVAYGTIDASKILAKLFPALGAWEVIVAIALSTALFLLTTLGIRESANLAKFVAILDMVIIPSLILLSLFYYPATPPFFNWSNVEGVSLLFAFSLLSRGFTGIDAIGQLAGEAREPLVQVPRATLLVVAMGTFYGIGLMAAVMSALTPEEIGDPAVAPLYLAEKIHPLFLYLVAFDIFTVMMVAALAGYISFSRMTYILADEKLLPAFFHRLHKKFRTPYISLAITYVVSLLLISAGGVETILAIYAIGSLINYIMIAIALAKASRSGTLHSAFKTPLIAGIPLSAWIALALLPVGLGLTLIEKYPYLWMWILWIAAGALFYYIKRHA, from the coding sequence GTGGCTAATGAGCTATCACGACAGTGGCTTAGGCGGCGGCTAGGCGTTTTTGACATATACGCTTTGGTGCATTCGGATATTCAAAGTACGTACTACTTCCTCGTAGGCTTTATCGCATTGGCGGCCGGACAGTGGGGGTTTGTTGGCGCTTTATATGGCGTATTATTAATGGCGGCTATAGCCTTAACATATGGCGAAATGGGATCTCGGTTTCCTGAGACCGGCGGCTCTTACCTCTACGTAAAATATGCATTTGGTAGTAAAATCGCTTTCTTATCGGCTTGGATACTTGCCTTTGACCAAATTATTATGGTTGCCTATGGGACAATAGACGCCTCTAAAATACTTGCAAAATTATTCCCCGCGCTAGGCGCGTGGGAGGTGATCGTAGCAATAGCCCTCTCCACAGCGCTCTTCTTGCTTACCACTTTAGGGATTAGAGAATCTGCTAACTTGGCGAAATTTGTAGCTATTCTCGATATGGTTATAATTCCCTCTCTTATTCTACTCTCGCTCTTCTACTACCCGGCCACGCCGCCGTTTTTCAACTGGAGTAATGTCGAGGGAGTGAGCCTTCTCTTTGCCTTTTCTCTACTATCCCGTGGCTTTACTGGCATTGACGCCATTGGGCAACTGGCTGGAGAGGCAAGAGAGCCGCTGGTACAAGTGCCTAGGGCGACGTTATTAGTAGTCGCCATGGGGACTTTTTACGGCATTGGCCTAATGGCGGCAGTCATGTCAGCGCTGACGCCAGAGGAAATCGGCGATCCAGCCGTAGCGCCTTTATATCTAGCTGAGAAAATTCATCCTTTATTTCTCTATCTTGTGGCATTTGATATTTTCACAGTTATGATGGTGGCTGCCCTCGCAGGCTATATATCTTTCTCACGAATGACGTATATACTGGCAGATGAGAAGTTGCTTCCCGCTTTTTTCCACAGATTGCACAAAAAGTTTAGAACACCGTACATTTCGCTTGCGATTACTTACGTAGTATCGCTTCTTTTAATATCAGCAGGAGGAGTAGAAACAATTCTCGCTATTTACGCCATAGGTTCATTAATAAACTATATAATGATTGCAATAGCTTTAGCCAAGGCGTCTAGAAGCGGAACTCTCCACAGCGCCTTTAAGACGCCACTAATTGCCGGAATTCCGCTGTCAGCTTGGATCGCTCTCGCCTTACTCCCTGTGGGCCTCGGCTTAACTCTGATAGAGAAATATCCCTATCTGTGGATGTGGATCCTGTGGATAGCTGCCGGCGCCCTCTTCTATTATATTAAGAGGCACGCCTAG
- a CDS encoding PaREP1 family protein, with translation MLTKALARYLDLDPVEEAKIHIDMAFKYLEEGKSQTDPVQASEKLYKAIEEAVKAASIALKLPEADEAARVGRWEARIFFSAVRKLAKTLGEEFRLAFAEAWFLHVEGYHEARLTMEDVADRVPYIERGVRKAAQLIAGG, from the coding sequence GTGCTCACTAAGGCGCTGGCCCGTTATTTAGACCTGGATCCCGTGGAGGAGGCAAAAATACACATAGACATGGCCTTTAAATACTTAGAGGAGGGGAAGAGCCAGACAGATCCCGTACAAGCCAGCGAGAAGCTTTACAAGGCAATTGAGGAGGCGGTTAAGGCGGCGTCTATAGCGCTGAAGTTGCCAGAGGCAGACGAGGCGGCCCGCGTGGGCAGGTGGGAGGCGAGGATATTCTTCTCCGCCGTGAGAAAACTGGCGAAAACGCTAGGCGAGGAGTTTAGACTGGCGTTTGCCGAGGCGTGGTTTCTACACGTAGAGGGATATCACGAAGCGCGCTTGACCATGGAAGACGTGGCGGACCGCGTGCCATATATAGAGCGGGGGGTGAGGAAGGCGGCACAGCTAATCGCTGGCGGTTAG
- a CDS encoding NUDIX hydrolase, translating into MDEVIYKARKFTLVRRAREVGGRIIWGEYLVHPGAVAVLALTGGKAVLVRQFRPALKSWTIEIPAGTLDGGESPEEAAVREMIEETGYKPLRLTPLLDFYPSPGISNELIRIFYADELEYVGIGRRDPGEIDMEVLLKEPGEVLRAIISGEVKDSKTIIAFLAAKEKGLL; encoded by the coding sequence GTGGACGAGGTGATATACAAGGCCAGGAAGTTTACCCTAGTGAGGCGGGCTAGGGAGGTCGGGGGGAGAATAATATGGGGGGAGTATTTAGTACATCCCGGCGCCGTGGCCGTTTTGGCCTTAACGGGCGGAAAGGCAGTTTTAGTGAGGCAGTTCAGACCTGCCCTTAAGAGCTGGACGATTGAAATACCAGCGGGCACATTAGACGGGGGGGAAAGCCCCGAGGAGGCCGCCGTGAGGGAGATGATAGAGGAGACGGGGTATAAGCCGCTGCGCCTCACTCCCCTGCTGGACTTCTACCCGAGCCCGGGGATAAGCAACGAGCTGATAAGGATTTTTTACGCAGACGAGTTAGAATACGTGGGGATAGGCAGGCGCGATCCCGGCGAGATAGATATGGAGGTGTTGTTAAAAGAGCCAGGCGAAGTGCTGAGGGCGATAATATCCGGCGAGGTGAAGGACAGCAAGACTATTATTGCGTTTCTAGCGGCGAAGGAGAAAGGCTTGTTGTAG
- a CDS encoding ABC transporter substrate-binding protein, translated as MEAGTSGKSLMKASLLALLGAVYLSAATIVVSFPAYDVVLKEAFPAANVVLLTKGVSDPHEYQLTASDVMFLRNLTAGDVLVLSMHAPFELRIAEMAERGEVKARVIDLTKIQLYLTYDGRLTPYASGVNPHDHGVFPPNVFRLVEAVANATGLPPDEGFMSRLKAINSTYCCKFNGKAVALTPAAQYILYWLGFRDVAVLIKDPEVPPTPDDFQKAIQYAAVGAPVLAVVARGEASRIVDQFLQKAREQGIQPRVVVADFSKGYLSTLEYVARQVDSAGSPAASPAPASPSGGYPWLYAVAALLAVLAAVVLLKIKRS; from the coding sequence ATGGAGGCCGGAACTAGCGGCAAGTCTCTAATGAAAGCGTCTTTGTTGGCGTTGCTCGGGGCTGTATACCTATCGGCGGCGACAATAGTCGTGTCTTTTCCCGCATACGACGTTGTGTTAAAAGAGGCCTTTCCCGCAGCCAACGTGGTTTTGTTGACAAAGGGCGTCTCAGACCCCCACGAGTACCAGCTGACGGCTTCTGACGTGATGTTTCTGCGCAACTTAACCGCTGGGGACGTTTTAGTCCTGTCAATGCACGCGCCTTTTGAGTTGAGAATAGCCGAGATGGCCGAGAGGGGGGAGGTAAAGGCCAGGGTAATTGACTTGACAAAAATCCAGCTCTACCTCACTTACGACGGGAGGCTGACTCCTTACGCCTCTGGAGTCAACCCTCACGACCACGGAGTTTTTCCGCCGAATGTCTTTAGACTGGTAGAGGCCGTGGCTAACGCCACAGGACTGCCCCCCGATGAGGGGTTTATGTCGCGCCTCAAGGCCATTAACTCTACATATTGCTGTAAGTTTAACGGAAAGGCCGTTGCCCTGACCCCCGCCGCCCAGTACATCTTATACTGGCTGGGCTTTAGGGATGTGGCGGTGCTTATTAAAGACCCAGAAGTGCCGCCTACTCCCGATGATTTTCAAAAGGCTATTCAGTACGCCGCCGTCGGCGCTCCTGTCTTGGCAGTTGTGGCGAGGGGCGAGGCGTCTCGTATTGTTGACCAATTTCTCCAAAAGGCAAGAGAGCAGGGGATACAGCCGAGGGTAGTAGTTGCAGATTTCTCCAAAGGCTATCTCTCAACGCTTGAATACGTGGCAAGACAAGTGGACTCTGCGGGATCTCCCGCCGCTTCCCCAGCCCCGGCCTCGCCGTCTGGCGGCTACCCGTGGCTTTACGCCGTAGCGGCGCTGTTAGCGGTTTTGGCAGCAGTTGTGCTCTTGAAGATTAAGAGGAGCTGA
- a CDS encoding sodium:calcium antiporter, producing the protein MAEALPLPSIGPLGVVAGIFLTVLAGLLIEQLVHFISWRYQRAVTGVAAIFAPIITSSPELAIFTVALLSGQIEIAWGSIVAQPFMASSVIYPAVVLTAITAWFFGKRKYKLPHVHRIVAVPLLVFTIPLLPILLLHPEKYGVYGQLYGLLLLAVYFLYAKFMLREEKVERGAAHLWLRNPALQTAAAIVTMFFGAEWIVSGIKELGAAAGLDELALSVIIVPIATVIPESIVGLIFIAKGKDDEGVSVIVGEKALYSTFYPGLAMALGVYTLEPAAVTALTLAIIVSIFEVIAIWFGYFGLTAPIGLAGYIYYVSCYTLYAWCP; encoded by the coding sequence ATGGCAGAGGCGTTGCCACTGCCTTCTATTGGTCCCCTGGGAGTTGTGGCTGGGATTTTTCTCACTGTGTTGGCAGGGCTTTTAATTGAACAGCTAGTGCATTTTATTTCGTGGCGTTATCAAAGAGCGGTCACCGGCGTGGCGGCTATTTTCGCCCCCATTATTACGTCGAGCCCAGAGCTTGCGATTTTCACAGTGGCATTGCTGAGCGGCCAGATAGAAATCGCGTGGGGCTCTATTGTGGCTCAGCCCTTCATGGCCTCTAGTGTGATTTACCCAGCAGTTGTCCTCACGGCCATTACGGCGTGGTTCTTCGGCAAGCGTAAGTACAAACTGCCGCACGTACACCGAATTGTCGCCGTTCCGCTCTTAGTCTTCACAATCCCCCTGCTCCCCATCCTCCTCCTCCACCCAGAGAAATACGGCGTTTACGGCCAGCTATACGGCCTTTTACTACTCGCCGTTTATTTCCTATACGCTAAGTTTATGCTACGGGAGGAGAAGGTGGAGAGGGGGGCGGCGCATTTGTGGTTGCGAAATCCCGCCCTGCAGACCGCCGCGGCAATTGTGACGATGTTCTTCGGAGCTGAATGGATAGTGAGCGGAATAAAGGAGCTGGGGGCGGCTGCTGGGTTAGATGAGCTCGCCCTCTCCGTCATTATTGTGCCAATCGCCACAGTGATTCCGGAGTCAATTGTAGGCCTTATATTCATCGCAAAGGGTAAGGACGACGAGGGAGTCAGTGTTATCGTCGGGGAGAAGGCCCTCTACAGTACCTTCTACCCGGGGCTGGCCATGGCGCTGGGAGTCTACACGTTAGAGCCGGCGGCTGTCACCGCTTTAACACTGGCTATAATAGTGTCTATTTTTGAGGTTATAGCCATTTGGTTTGGATACTTCGGCCTCACGGCGCCGATTGGGCTGGCCGGCTACATCTACTATGTTTCGTGCTACACTCTTTACGCCTGGTGTCCGTAA
- a CDS encoding transcriptional regulator — MHRDKVVGLALMAIGVAGILIYGWLVFLSPWQFLILQLTAFIAVAAVLGILAWVGYALATTPPPKPIEEIEREVQKALEEIERQMKEESSQQASQ, encoded by the coding sequence ATGCATAGAGACAAGGTAGTGGGGCTCGCCTTGATGGCAATTGGCGTGGCTGGCATTCTCATTTATGGCTGGCTAGTCTTCCTCTCGCCTTGGCAGTTTTTAATTCTCCAGCTCACGGCCTTTATTGCAGTAGCCGCCGTGTTGGGCATATTGGCGTGGGTTGGCTACGCCTTGGCCACAACTCCTCCGCCGAAACCTATTGAGGAGATCGAGAGGGAGGTTCAGAAGGCTCTGGAGGAGATCGAGAGGCAGATGAAGGAGGAGTCTTCTCAACAGGCTTCGCAGTAG
- a CDS encoding cation diffusion facilitator family transporter, translated as MDKLRAAFTSLVAGIAVTLLKIVAWSQSFSVAVLADAVHSAVDLLAVTITYLAVKASLKPPDREHPYGHHKAETLGGIGGSLAVMASGAFISYEAVMKLIHWEPFAPTALGIAIVALAIVIDFNRVLVLRRFRGVSRALEADALHFSTDLASSSAILAVLIFGAFSAVYAPNLLMQWGPLIDASIAFAITIYFVKLSMELLRASVVELLDYAPPDIVERTKAKAGSVAGVQSVRAVKVRKSGSVYHADVTITVDENLTVKEAHEIADKVEKTLREVLGGEVTVHVEPHKPTAKPVEKTPPSSASRSPPEPSEPPSRSPQ; from the coding sequence ATGGACAAGCTTAGGGCCGCGTTCACCTCCCTCGTAGCAGGGATTGCAGTCACTTTATTAAAAATAGTTGCGTGGAGCCAGAGCTTCTCAGTGGCAGTCCTCGCGGACGCGGTGCACTCAGCGGTAGATCTCCTGGCCGTTACCATAACATATCTAGCGGTGAAGGCCAGCCTAAAACCGCCAGATCGGGAACATCCCTACGGCCACCATAAGGCGGAGACCCTAGGCGGAATAGGCGGCTCCCTCGCGGTAATGGCCTCAGGGGCCTTTATATCCTACGAGGCTGTGATGAAGTTAATTCACTGGGAGCCCTTCGCCCCGACGGCCCTCGGCATTGCCATTGTGGCCCTGGCGATAGTAATAGATTTTAACAGAGTCTTAGTCCTCAGAAGATTTAGGGGGGTTTCCAGAGCCTTAGAGGCAGATGCACTGCACTTCTCCACAGACTTGGCGTCTTCATCGGCTATATTGGCGGTGTTAATTTTCGGGGCCTTCTCTGCCGTATACGCGCCCAATCTCTTAATGCAATGGGGGCCCCTAATTGACGCCTCCATAGCCTTTGCAATTACTATATACTTTGTAAAACTGAGCATGGAGCTACTCAGAGCCTCTGTGGTGGAGTTATTAGACTACGCCCCTCCGGACATAGTGGAGAGAACTAAAGCTAAGGCTGGTAGCGTGGCGGGCGTCCAGTCTGTGAGGGCAGTTAAAGTGCGGAAGTCTGGAAGCGTATACCACGCCGACGTGACAATTACAGTAGACGAAAACTTAACCGTGAAGGAGGCGCACGAAATAGCTGACAAAGTGGAAAAAACGTTGAGAGAAGTCCTGGGAGGCGAGGTGACAGTACACGTGGAGCCCCACAAGCCTACTGCGAAGCCTGTTGAGAAGACTCCTCCTTCATCTGCCTCTCGATCTCCTCCAGAGCCTTCTGAACCTCCCTCTCGATCTCCTCAATAG
- a CDS encoding indole-3-glycerol-phosphate synthase — protein sequence MDFLTEVKRTVELRLATEPPPPARSLPLVDFIKSLGEFGIIAEYKRASPRGVIRLDLPPWAYFAQVYQYASAFSVLTEPFWFLGDYRFIPIAKAFKPVLMKDFVIDKRQIEAAYGYGADAVLIIYRLVERERAMELAEYAQRLGLTPVVEIDNVQDAKEVATWGGRLVIGINSRDLKTLETNVQRAFEVAKALRGDVEFIIESGLSRPEEVERACSLYARGVLIGTALMKNPVLVKELRQVAERCIARR from the coding sequence GTGGACTTCCTCACTGAGGTGAAGAGAACAGTTGAACTCCGCCTAGCCACAGAGCCCCCGCCGCCTGCCAGATCTCTGCCATTAGTAGATTTTATAAAATCCCTTGGGGAATTTGGAATAATTGCCGAGTACAAAAGGGCGTCGCCGCGGGGAGTTATCCGCCTCGACCTCCCGCCTTGGGCCTACTTCGCCCAGGTATACCAATACGCCTCTGCCTTTTCCGTCCTCACAGAGCCCTTCTGGTTTTTAGGCGACTACCGCTTTATTCCCATAGCCAAGGCCTTCAAGCCAGTCTTAATGAAAGACTTTGTTATAGACAAGAGGCAGATAGAGGCGGCGTATGGCTACGGCGCAGACGCAGTTCTGATTATATACCGCCTCGTGGAAAGGGAGAGGGCTATGGAGCTCGCCGAGTATGCGCAACGGCTGGGGCTGACCCCAGTGGTTGAGATCGACAACGTACAAGACGCCAAAGAAGTGGCGACGTGGGGCGGGAGGCTCGTCATCGGCATAAACTCGCGGGATCTCAAGACGCTTGAGACTAACGTGCAGAGGGCTTTTGAAGTGGCTAAGGCGCTGAGGGGAGACGTCGAGTTTATAATTGAAAGCGGGCTTTCACGGCCGGAGGAAGTGGAAAGGGCGTGCTCTCTATACGCTAGGGGCGTTTTAATAGGCACTGCGCTGATGAAAAACCCGGTGTTAGTAAAAGAGCTTAGACAAGTGGCCGAGAGGTGCATAGCCAGGCGTTGA
- a CDS encoding queuosine precursor transporter, with protein sequence MLALIEAWAFGVVLYLFYLFLLWLWKERVETVLVGLFFGTLTAAQFIANKLVDFGVGVAPAGTVIFMTNVAILDVMALYYGRAFALRAVRLGFFFQAAVAFAAWSASVLPPPEWFASRAAVVDSVIAPSARIAVASLTAYIVSSTVDVYIVTRWPRLHVLLRAYSSSVVAQVVDTLVFISLAFGPEVEIIAGQVLVKWLQIPLEALLIYGARRYVATIKK encoded by the coding sequence ATGCTCGCGTTAATTGAGGCGTGGGCGTTCGGCGTAGTGCTCTATTTGTTCTACTTATTCCTACTCTGGCTCTGGAAGGAGCGCGTTGAGACCGTGTTAGTCGGCCTTTTCTTCGGGACGTTGACAGCTGCGCAGTTTATTGCCAACAAACTGGTGGATTTTGGCGTAGGCGTGGCGCCTGCAGGCACTGTCATTTTTATGACTAACGTCGCAATTCTTGACGTCATGGCTCTATATTACGGGAGGGCCTTTGCGCTCAGGGCGGTTAGACTCGGCTTCTTTTTCCAAGCGGCAGTCGCCTTTGCCGCCTGGTCTGCCTCTGTTTTGCCACCTCCGGAGTGGTTTGCATCAAGGGCTGCGGTGGTAGACAGCGTTATTGCCCCCTCCGCGAGAATAGCCGTAGCCTCCCTGACAGCTTATATAGTGTCCTCCACTGTGGACGTGTATATTGTCACGAGGTGGCCGAGGCTACACGTCTTGTTGAGGGCGTATAGCTCTTCTGTCGTGGCGCAAGTAGTTGACACGCTAGTGTTTATATCCCTAGCCTTTGGGCCCGAGGTAGAGATCATCGCGGGGCAGGTATTAGTTAAGTGGCTTCAAATCCCCCTTGAGGCCTTGTTAATATACGGCGCCAGGAGGTACGTGGCGACTATTAAAAAATAA
- a CDS encoding undecaprenyl-diphosphate phosphatase: MDLGVAAILGVVQGISEWLPISSKTQIMLVSIWLLNASPEYAYSLGLFLEAASVLAALIYFRGVYLKALRGFVGDAEGRRWLVYILVTTLVTAVVGLPLYYVARKWLVVGHSAGFLMIVLGLAVVLNAVFLQRARFSAGLKAFDNMSLRDMAIVGIAQAVSVLPGLSRSGATVTALLLLGYKPEEAFRASFVLVPVAGLGATALAYLSEGGAVATAEALLAMAIGIVISIITIKALLEFAKSKHVVLVNVVIGLLAIAGGLLRIIF; encoded by the coding sequence ATGGACCTCGGCGTTGCGGCAATTCTCGGAGTCGTCCAAGGGATCTCGGAGTGGTTGCCAATTAGTAGCAAGACGCAGATTATGTTGGTGTCAATATGGCTTTTAAATGCGTCGCCGGAATACGCCTACTCCCTCGGGCTGTTCCTCGAGGCAGCCTCTGTGCTGGCGGCATTGATTTATTTCAGAGGGGTTTATTTAAAAGCGCTGAGGGGGTTTGTCGGCGATGCGGAGGGGAGGAGGTGGCTTGTCTACATACTCGTCACCACTTTAGTCACGGCAGTAGTGGGATTGCCCTTGTACTACGTGGCGAGAAAATGGCTAGTTGTGGGCCACAGCGCCGGGTTTTTAATGATAGTGCTGGGCCTCGCCGTTGTGTTAAACGCCGTCTTTTTACAAAGGGCGCGTTTCTCAGCCGGACTTAAGGCGTTTGACAATATGTCGTTACGAGACATGGCGATTGTGGGCATAGCGCAAGCGGTCTCAGTGCTCCCGGGGCTTAGCAGGTCGGGCGCTACAGTTACTGCTCTGCTCCTGCTGGGCTACAAGCCAGAGGAGGCCTTCAGGGCTTCTTTCGTGTTAGTGCCCGTGGCGGGACTCGGCGCCACAGCTCTGGCATATCTCTCAGAGGGCGGCGCGGTGGCAACAGCCGAAGCCCTCTTGGCAATGGCCATAGGGATTGTCATAAGCATTATTACAATTAAAGCACTGCTTGAATTCGCTAAGAGTAAGCACGTCGTGTTGGTAAACGTCGTAATTGGCCTCCTCGCCATTGCCGGAGGCCTGTTGAGGATTATTTTTTAA
- a CDS encoding DUF6884 domain-containing protein has protein sequence MFAVVTNCTASKLKVAGPARELYTGPSVQRVVRVVDEARSRGIPATLYIISARYGLVHENDIIEPYDETLSGKRPEEIKAWARRTGLHAAFQKIADVATVILVVSKPYYIAVEDVACQSDIYVLAPYKACGKWIKTGNFNKHLVLRKLLFSLWSKRG, from the coding sequence GTGTTCGCAGTAGTTACTAATTGTACCGCCAGCAAGCTCAAAGTGGCTGGCCCTGCGAGGGAGTTGTACACAGGGCCCTCTGTTCAGAGAGTTGTGAGAGTCGTCGACGAGGCTAGATCGCGGGGAATTCCGGCAACGCTTTATATTATTTCTGCCCGCTACGGCCTCGTACATGAAAACGACATAATAGAGCCTTACGATGAGACTCTCAGCGGGAAGAGGCCGGAGGAGATAAAAGCCTGGGCGCGGCGGACGGGGCTACACGCGGCGTTTCAAAAAATAGCCGATGTGGCAACAGTAATATTAGTGGTCTCTAAGCCGTATTACATTGCCGTTGAAGACGTGGCGTGTCAAAGCGATATTTACGTACTGGCCCCGTACAAGGCGTGTGGAAAGTGGATAAAGACTGGCAACTTCAACAAACACCTCGTCTTGAGGAAGCTTTTATTCAGCCTCTGGAGCAAGAGGGGCTGA
- a CDS encoding radical SAM/SPASM domain-containing protein: MIPISVMVTGVGTTSFRVKGRFGVDKPSDFSAPFRPIVSWNITRRCNLKCVHCYIDAGLAEPGELNTKEALDVVDQMAEVGVPLILFTGGEPLTRPDFFEIAEYAKDRGIKLVLSTNGTLITPEVARRLREVGVVYVGVSLDSISADFHDKFRGVTGSFAAALAGIKNALNAGLDVGLRFVVTAKNIHEVGQYIDFAASLGVRRITFYHLSAAGRAQRLSEDWWYTPQQYKQFIETLISKAREYAGRIEIETTLAPFDGIYIALTVGGGDVKYLEFVESTGGCGRKIISIYPNGDVYPCQFIDFYRLGNVREKRLKEILKPERLAPFVETDKFLRGTKCSACQFKKFCKGGDRARAYYLTGDMFGDDPLCPIPSIFNNATQSGN; encoded by the coding sequence GTGATTCCAATTAGCGTAATGGTTACTGGCGTCGGCACGACGTCTTTTAGAGTCAAGGGGAGGTTTGGCGTGGATAAACCCAGTGATTTCTCGGCGCCTTTTAGGCCAATTGTCAGTTGGAATATCACGAGGAGGTGTAATCTGAAGTGCGTCCACTGTTATATTGACGCGGGGCTTGCGGAGCCCGGCGAGCTCAACACTAAAGAGGCTCTTGACGTAGTTGATCAAATGGCTGAGGTGGGCGTTCCTCTCATTTTATTCACGGGCGGAGAGCCGTTGACGAGACCGGATTTTTTTGAAATCGCCGAATATGCAAAAGACAGGGGGATTAAACTAGTTCTGTCCACTAACGGCACTTTAATAACGCCGGAGGTCGCAAGGCGGCTGAGAGAAGTGGGGGTAGTATATGTCGGAGTTAGCCTCGACTCAATTAGCGCGGATTTTCACGACAAATTCAGAGGCGTCACCGGCAGTTTCGCCGCTGCGCTCGCTGGGATAAAAAACGCCCTCAACGCCGGGCTGGACGTGGGGCTTAGGTTCGTGGTAACAGCTAAGAATATTCACGAGGTTGGCCAGTATATTGACTTCGCCGCCTCTCTTGGGGTAAGGCGTATAACGTTTTACCACCTTTCCGCGGCCGGGAGGGCGCAGAGGCTGTCAGAGGACTGGTGGTATACGCCTCAGCAGTACAAACAGTTTATTGAGACGTTAATCTCTAAGGCGAGGGAATACGCGGGGAGGATTGAAATTGAAACTACTCTCGCCCCGTTTGACGGCATTTACATAGCCTTGACCGTGGGGGGAGGCGACGTTAAATACTTAGAGTTCGTCGAGTCGACGGGAGGCTGCGGCAGGAAGATCATATCTATATACCCTAACGGCGACGTGTATCCCTGTCAGTTCATAGACTTTTACCGGCTAGGCAACGTGCGGGAGAAAAGGCTCAAAGAGATTCTGAAGCCAGAACGGCTGGCGCCCTTCGTGGAGACGGATAAGTTCCTAAGGGGGACGAAGTGCTCCGCCTGCCAATTTAAAAAATTCTGTAAAGGGGGAGACAGGGCTAGGGCGTATTACTTAACTGGCGATATGTTCGGTGATGATCCCCTGTGCCCCATACCGTCTATATTTAACAATGCGACTCAAAGTGGCAACTAG
- the hemC gene encoding hydroxymethylbilane synthase codes for MRLKVATRGSRLSLLQTEEFLAQIKAVEPRVDFEIKIVKTTGDLVQDKPLFQIGVKGIFEKEVNLAVLKGEADIAIHSLKDLPSEISPGLVLAGFSKRTLPYDAVVSAVGYDLESLPKGALVGTSSVRRAEFIKSLRPDVRIEPLRGNVDTRVQKILQGKYDAAVMAAAGILRLYGESPPVKLSLLRPELLPPPPGQGIVAAVVREGEGWLIDLLKKASDPRATVEALAEREFLKNVGAGCHVAVGGTAFSRNGYIEFIAGYAASGKRFVVKLFGEDPVEVGRRAAEEIKRVAASVR; via the coding sequence ATGCGACTCAAAGTGGCAACTAGGGGGAGCAGATTGAGCCTTCTGCAGACGGAGGAGTTCTTAGCGCAGATAAAGGCAGTTGAGCCGCGCGTGGATTTTGAGATTAAGATCGTCAAAACCACGGGGGATTTAGTACAAGACAAGCCTCTGTTTCAAATAGGCGTCAAGGGGATTTTTGAAAAAGAGGTTAACCTCGCCGTTTTAAAAGGCGAGGCCGACATTGCCATTCACTCATTAAAAGACCTCCCCTCCGAGATCTCCCCAGGGCTCGTCCTTGCAGGTTTCTCCAAGAGGACTTTGCCGTATGACGCAGTTGTCAGCGCCGTCGGCTATGACTTAGAGAGCCTCCCGAAAGGGGCTCTTGTCGGCACGTCCAGCGTGCGGCGGGCGGAGTTTATTAAATCGTTGAGGCCCGACGTGAGAATTGAGCCTCTGAGGGGCAACGTGGACACTAGAGTGCAGAAAATTCTTCAAGGCAAGTATGACGCCGCAGTTATGGCCGCCGCCGGCATATTGAGGCTTTACGGGGAGTCGCCCCCCGTAAAGCTCTCACTACTCCGCCCAGAGTTGTTGCCTCCCCCGCCGGGCCAGGGCATTGTGGCGGCGGTGGTCAGGGAGGGAGAGGGCTGGCTGATTGACTTATTGAAAAAAGCCAGCGATCCGAGGGCCACAGTGGAGGCACTCGCCGAGAGGGAGTTTTTAAAGAACGTGGGGGCTGGATGCCACGTCGCCGTGGGGGGGACAGCGTTTAGTAGAAACGGCTATATTGAATTCATTGCTGGCTACGCCGCGAGTGGAAAGAGGTTTGTGGTAAAGCTCTTCGGCGAGGATCCGGTTGAAGTGGGGAGACGCGCCGCCGAGGAGATCAAACGAGTCGCCGCTAGCGTTAGATAG